One part of the Alphaproteobacteria bacterium genome encodes these proteins:
- a CDS encoding MgtC/SapB family protein, with product MPIFDVLTRLIVATICGFAIGSERQIHHRTAGLKTNSLVALGACAFTLFDFQNYAKYGTDLRVSAQIVSGIGFIGGGVILKDGFNIKGLTTAATLWCSAAAGMLVGMHYFLEAGIVSIFVMTINTLLRPIALVMDGVNSEESEYVLRMSFAPSSENKIKKILLAQIEKHKLTAKDIKIECEGSSKKECVLDAVILSKQSKKIEKITHSLAIDSDINRISWDEIK from the coding sequence ATGCCAATATTTGATGTTTTAACAAGGCTAATTGTTGCGACAATATGCGGATTTGCAATTGGTAGTGAAAGACAGATTCATCACAGGACAGCAGGATTAAAAACAAACTCTTTAGTTGCATTAGGAGCATGTGCATTTACATTATTCGACTTCCAAAACTATGCTAAATACGGAACAGATTTAAGAGTATCTGCACAAATAGTATCAGGTATTGGCTTTATTGGTGGAGGAGTTATTTTAAAAGATGGCTTCAACATTAAAGGCTTAACAACAGCAGCCACTCTTTGGTGCTCTGCGGCAGCGGGTATGCTTGTTGGCATGCACTACTTCCTAGAAGCTGGAATAGTATCAATATTTGTTATGACAATTAATACATTATTAAGACCGATTGCTCTTGTTATGGATGGAGTTAATTCTGAAGAATCTGAGTATGTTTTAAGAATGTCATTCGCACCATCATCAGAGAATAAAATTAAAAAGATTTTACTTGCACAAATAGAAAAGCATAAACTAACTGCTAAAGATATAAAAATTGAATGTGAAGGTTCAAGTAAAAAAGAATGTGTTTTAGATGCTGTTATATTATCTAAACAGAGTAAAAAAATTGAAAAAATAACTCACTCTTTAGCTATCGATTCAGATATAAATAGAATTTCTTGGGATGAAATAAAATAA
- a CDS encoding outer membrane lipoprotein carrier protein LolA, whose translation MKKTFLALLFLLISSVAKADELSIVKKAENSLNALKTAHGMFKQYNADGSIFTGEFWIQKPGKIRFEYSYPNQNFIVSNGSFIFFWDDSLKQQTNAPLSYTPAGIILNDKINLLDDSDIEVSNFKEYKESYEVSLRSKENKDIGVVTLSFSEKDNKLFKWKVVDLNGGETIMVLEDVSFDVNIDKKKFRFKDPTKNPFKLN comes from the coding sequence ATGAAAAAAACATTTTTAGCACTATTATTTTTATTGATTTCATCTGTGGCAAAAGCAGATGAGTTGTCAATAGTGAAAAAAGCAGAGAACTCTTTAAATGCTTTGAAAACAGCACATGGCATGTTTAAGCAATATAATGCAGATGGCTCTATATTTACAGGAGAGTTTTGGATCCAAAAACCTGGTAAAATTAGATTTGAATACTCTTATCCTAACCAAAACTTCATAGTTTCTAATGGCTCTTTTATTTTCTTTTGGGATGATAGCTTGAAACAACAAACAAATGCTCCGTTGTCTTATACTCCTGCTGGAATTATTTTAAATGATAAAATTAATCTGTTAGATGATTCTGATATAGAGGTGAGTAATTTTAAAGAATATAAAGAATCTTATGAGGTTTCTCTAAGGTCAAAAGAAAATAAAGATATAGGAGTTGTTACATTGTCTTTTTCTGAGAAAGACAATAAATTATTTAAATGGAAAGTTGTGGACTTAAATGGAGGGGAAACTATAATGGTTTTAGAAGATGTTTCTTTTGATGTAAATATAGACAAGAAAAAATTTAGATTTAAAGACCCTACAAAGAATCCTTTTAAACTAAATTAA
- a CDS encoding CvpA family protein, with protein MIEIFDVVVGVIMTVSVVMAFFRGFVKELFTILSWLIATVLTVYLSPVIQNMIKVSEGKKAFYDALVILAIFSLAMVILSFIFGRIIHHLKKNDGLFLDRSLGTLFGIVRGSLLICLSYIFVVGFVYEYRPEWVRGKSVKLVEIGAKNLVKLNPKNMNIDFDNVFSKVKNVGKENKEEKQEGYSDRTRKQVEDLIKNGILQQTK; from the coding sequence GTGATAGAGATTTTTGATGTAGTGGTGGGTGTGATTATGACAGTATCTGTTGTAATGGCTTTCTTTAGAGGATTTGTGAAAGAGTTGTTTACTATACTTTCATGGTTAATTGCTACAGTGTTAACAGTTTATTTATCTCCAGTTATTCAAAATATGATAAAGGTTTCTGAAGGTAAGAAGGCTTTCTATGATGCTCTGGTTATACTAGCTATTTTTTCTTTGGCTATGGTGATTCTATCTTTTATATTTGGTAGAATTATTCATCACTTAAAAAAGAATGACGGGTTGTTTCTAGATAGATCTTTAGGGACTTTGTTTGGGATTGTGAGAGGATCTTTATTAATTTGCTTGTCTTATATATTTGTTGTTGGTTTTGTTTATGAGTATAGACCAGAATGGGTTAGAGGAAAAAGTGTTAAGTTAGTTGAAATAGGAGCAAAAAATTTAGTTAAGTTGAATCCTAAGAATATGAATATAGATTTTGATAATGTTTTTTCTAAGGTTAAAAATGTTGGAAAAGAAAATAAAGAAGAAAAACAAGAAGGTTACTCTGATAGAACAAGAAAACAAGTGGAAGATTTAATAAAAAATGGTATATTACAGCAAACGAAATAG